Proteins from a genomic interval of Gadus morhua chromosome 21, gadMor3.0, whole genome shotgun sequence:
- the LOC115534855 gene encoding leucine-rich repeat extensin-like protein 5 yields PSQPTTPSPSQPTTSSPAPSSSTPSQPTTSSQPTTPSPSQSPSQPTTPSQPTTPSPSQPTTPSPSKPTTPSQPTTPSPSQPTTPSQQTTPSQPTTPSPSQ; encoded by the exons ccatcacaaccgacaacaccatcaccatcacaaccaACCACATCATCACCTGCACCATcttcatcaacaccatcacaaccgacaacatcatcacaaccaacaacaccatcaccatcacaa tcaccatcccaaccaacaacaccatcacaaccaacaacaccatcaccatcacaaccaacaacaccatcaccatcaaaaccaacaacaccatcacaaccaacaacaccatcaccatcacaaccaacaacaccatcgcaacaaacaacaccatcacaaccaacaacaccatcaccatcacaa